The Stigmatella aurantiaca DW4/3-1 genome contains the following window.
GCGCCTTACCATGCGAGGTCTGCTCCCTGAGCCCGCCCGGCGGCCATTCCTGCGCGGCGTCGCGATTCCGCTCGCGCTTCTTTGCTTCTTTGCTGGAGGGATGGCGGCGTGGGCCGACCACGACCCCTTCGCCCGGAGCTTCGACATTGTTCCCGTGAAGCTCGTTGCTGATCCGTCCGGCGGCATCGCACTGGAGGGTACCCGGTCTCTGCCCCCTGGCAGCCTGCATGCTGCCATCGCCCTCGACTTCAACCTGAACATCCTGTCGCTCAAGCTCGGGGACGAGAAGCTGGGCAATTTGCTGCCCTACCGGCTCGATGCCCATGCGCTCTTCGCCTACCAGTTGCACCGGCGTCTGGAACTGGCGCTGGATTTGCCCTTCACGGTGCTCCAGGGGGATCAGTTCGGGCTCTTGCGAGATGCGCTGGGTGCTCCGGACTTCCCCGGTGCGGCGGGGGTGAGCCGGGCCGGCCTGGGCGATGTGCGCCTCTTGCCCCGTGTGAGCCTGCTGGACCCCGAGCAGTTCCCCGTGGGCCTCGCCCTGGTGGGCGAGGTGCGGCTGCCCACCGGCGATGGCGGCAGCTTCCTGGGGGAGCGAGGCGTGCTCGTGGCCCCGAGACTCGCGGTGGAGCGGGCGTTCGGCCCGGTGCGGCTGCTGGGCAACCTGGGCTGGCGCTTCCGGCGCCACGCGCAGTACCTCAACCTCTTCGTGGATGACGAGCTCACGATGGGCGCGGGCGCCGTGGTGGATCTGCCCAACATCGGCCGGTTCACCGATGTGCAGGCGCTGGGCGAGATGCACCTGTCCACGCCCTCCTCGGCCCCGTTCAACTTCAGCCAGGCCGACTCCCTCAAGACCCCCTGGGAGGTGCTCGCGGGAGTCCGCACCCGGGTGGCGGGCCCCTGGGGCATCGCGCTGAACGTGGGCCGCGGCATCGGCTTGCGCGGAGGCTACGGGCGCGAGGACCTGCGCATCACCTTCACCGTGAGCTACGACAAGTCCGCCTTCGAGCTGGACAGCGATGGCGATGGCGTCCCCGACACCGTCGACAAGTGCCCCACCGAGAAGGAAGACCGCGACGGGTACCAGGACGATGACGGCTGCCTGGATCCGGACAACGATGGCGACGGCATCTCCGACGGAGAGGACCGCTGCCCCAACAAGCCCGGAACCGTCGAGCATCGCGGCTGCCCGGAGGATCTGGACACCGACGGCGATGGCATCCCGGATGTGCTGGACGCCTGCCCCGACAAGCCGGGCCCCAAGGAGTACGACGGCTGCCCGGACTCCGATGGCGACGAGGTGCCCGACAATGTGGACGACTGTCCGGACCTCTCCGGCCCGCCGGAGAACAATGGGTGCCCCTACGACTCGCCGCCCTTCGTGCTCGTCGAGTCCGACCGCATCCGGATCAAGGGCAACATCCTCTTCGAGACCGGCCAGGCGAAGATCCAGAAGCAGTCGTTCAAGCTGCTGGACGAAGTGGCCTCCGTGCTCCGGCGCAACCCCACGCTCGGCCCCGTCCTCATCGAGGGCCACACCGACAACGTGGGCTCACGCAACTACAACGTCGATCTGTCCCAGCGCCGGGCCAAGGCCGTCTTGGACTACCTCGCCGGCAAGGGCATCGACCGCAAGCGCCTGAGCTCCAAGGGCTTCGGCTTCGACCAGCCCATCGCCACCAATGACACGCCGCTGGGCCGCGCCAAGAACCGCCGCGTCGAGTTCCGTCTCATCAAGTCCGAGGTGGAGACGGCGCCTCGAGAGGTTCCCGCGCCCACGCCTCCGGCGGCCCCTGCCCCGCCGGGCGTGCCCCCGGAGCCCCCCGCAGCCCCCAAGCCGTGAGGCACAGGCGAGGGGTCCAACCCCTCAGCGCTTGAGCGCCCGTTCAATGCGCTGACGGATGGCGGCCTCGGACATCGAGCCGCGCACCGCGTCCGTCACCTTGCCGTCGCGATCCAGGAAGTAGAGCGTGGGCAGTGCCTCCACACGGTAGGCCCGCGCGATCTCATCGCTTGCGTACACCACGTAAGGGCCCAGATCCGGCAGGTGCCGCTTGACGAAGTCGTCCACCACGCGGGGCGCGATCTCCGCGTCGTCCCGGCTGGCCGCGACGAACGCCAGCCCCTTGCCCTCGTACTCCTTGGCCAGCTTCACCAGCGACGGCATCTCCTCCTGGCACGGCCCGCACCACGTCGCCCAAAAGTCGAGCATCACCACCTTGCCCCGCAGCTCCTCCAGCGCCATCGATCCACCGAGGTAGCGCTCCATCGGGAACTCGGGCATCGCGGTTCCATCCGGAACCAGCCGGGCCCGCCGCGCCTCCATCACCCCGAGGTAGACCATCCCCGCCAGCCCAAACCCCGCCGAGAGCGCCAGCAGGACCTTGGGCATGCCCCCGCCGCTTCCGCCCCGGGGGGGCGGCGGCGTTTCCTGAGGTTGCATCGCAGGCTGCGTCACGCGTCACCCTTCCTCGTCAGGTGGCGGTGCACGAGCGTCAGCACCCCGCGCACCCCCGCTTTCACCCGCGGATGGCGAACCACCCACCCCGCCACCCCGGGCCCATGCCGATAGTACCCTCGAATGAAGGCCCGGCCGATCCCATGCTGGCTCAGCACCTCGTCCCGGAAGGCCCGGAAGGCCACCAGCTCGGGGGCCTGGGGCCCGAACGCCGCCGTTGCGACGAAGCACGAGGACGCCGGGCTGATCCACATCAAGCGGCCGTTGGTGACGTTCACCACCAGCTTCAGCTTGGGCTCATCCGTGTAGAGAAACGCCAGCAAGTCCCTCCGGGCCACGGGGAACTCGGCGCCGCTGGCCTCCTCGAAGTCGATGCGCGTGTTGCCCCCGCTCCCCAGTTCGTCCACCGTGAAGAGGTAGCGGTTGGAGCTGCTCAGCCGTTCGACTTCCAGCCCCCGCAGCTCGCCGAAGTACGCCTTGAAGGGGGTATTGCACGCAGAGCAGACAAAGCGGTGGTAGGCGTGGCTGGTGGTGAAGGCGTAGTCGTCGATGCGCTTGCACCCCGTGTTGGGGCACGCGAGCTTCACCTTCGCTTGAGGCGCCGCCTGCGGATCATACCGCGACAGGCCCGTGTGCTTGTCGTACACGGCGGGCAGCTCCAGCGGCCGGGTGCCCAGGTTGCGCGTGGGGTGCGCGGCCCGCTCCAGCGCCAGCCCGGAGCGCCACGCCACCTCCGCCGGCCCCAGACGGCCCGCCACCGTGTGGCAGAGCGCTTCGGCGTGTGCCTTCACGGCCGCCTGAATGCCGTGCGCCGCCGCAGGGGCCTCGGGCACCCGGGTCACCGCCATGGCCTCCGCCAGCACCCGCTCCACCTCGGGCAACAGGGCCTCGGCCGCCTTGCGCGCCGGGTCCTCGGCGCGCCGGTACAGGGGAGGCTCGGGGATGCGCGCGAACAGGGCCGAGGCGCTCGCGCGCAGGCGCTCCAGCGCCACGGGCAACTCCTCCCGCCGCACTTCCATTTTCGCCGCCTTCACCAGGGCGGCCTGGAACAAGTCTTCAGGCTGCAAGGCGGCCCACATTACGGGCGCCTCCCGGCCCTGTCAGCGCCGAAACCACCCTGTCCCAAAACTGGCCCCCCCTCGCCGCCTGATGTACGACCAAGTAGGAGGGTGTAAACGCATGGGGATTCTGAAGTTCCTGGTGTGGACAGCGTGCGCGGTGGGGCTGGGCATCTTCCTGGCCCAGGGGCAGATCGACGGGCGCACGCCGCTGGACCACATGGACAGGGCCTGGAAGCGCACCACCCACCCCTCGCAGATGGATCGAATGAAGAACGGGGTGGAGCGGGTGAAGGGCGGGTTGGAGGAGGCCCTGGAGGACGCCCAGGAAGCTGTCGGCAAGAAGACACCTTCGGCCCCGCGGGAGCGCATCACCGCCGAGGACCGTGAGGCGGTCAATCGCATCATTGCCCAGAAGAAGTAAGCAGCCTCCCGCCCGCGGCGCCTCCCGCTTCCGCGCCCGCATCGTCCTCCTTAGCTTGAACGGGACGGTGGTCGGGTGTGGAGGCGGTCCATGGTGAGGACGCAGGCGAAGTGCGTGCTGCTGGCGATATCGTGCGCGCTGGGGGTGGCGGCGCCCGCCCAGGCAGCCCAGCGCCGGGGGGGCGAACGGCTCTGGCTCGAAGCCAAGGGTCAGCAGGTGCACACCCAGCGCTCCACCCTCAGCCAGGTGGCCCGGGCCGCCATGCCCTCCGTGGTGTCCATCACCACCCGGCAGGTGAGCACCGAAGCTTCCGGCGAGGAGGAATCTCAGAAGGGCATCGGCTCTGGCTTCATCATCCACCCGGACGGCTACATCCTCACGAGCGACCACGTGGTGGAGGGGGCCTCGGAGATCAGCGTCACGGTGCTCTCGCCCCAGGGGTATCCCGAGGAGTTTCCCGCCGAGGTGGTGGGCGAGGATGCCCGCACGGACTGTGCGCTGCTGCGCATCCGCGCGGGCCGGCCGCTGCCTGCCCTCAAGCTCTCCTCGGCGTCGCGCGTGGAGGTGGCTGACTGGATCGTCGTCATCGGCAACCCCTTCGGGCTGGCGCACTCCGTGACGGTGGGCGTCGTCAGCTACAAGGGCCGCACCGAGGTGACGCCCAACGGGCGTGACGGGGACTTCGACTACATGCAGATGGACGCGTCCATCAACCCGGGCAACTCCGGAGGGCCCGTGCTGGACCTGCGGGGCAACGTGGTGGCCATCGCGAACGCCGTCAACGTGGCCGGCCAGGGGATCGGCTTCGCGGTCCCCATCGACATCGCCAAGGCCGTGCTGCCGCACCTCCGGGCCCACGGCAAGGTGCGCCGGGGCTGGATGGGCATCACCGTGGAGGACTTCTCCCGGGACATGGCCACGGAGTTCGGGCTGGAGGGCTCGCGCCAGGGAGTGGTCGTCTCGGGCGTGCAAGAAGAGGGGCCCGCGGGCCGGGCGGGGCTGCGCGCAGGCGATGTCATCGTGGCCCTGAATGCCCAGCCCGTGGCCCGGGCCCACATGCTGCGCTGGCAGGTGTCCGCGCGCGGGGCGGGCCGGAGCGTGATGCTGCAAGTCCGGCGGGGGCGGCTGCCCCTCAAGCTCCGGGTCACCCTGGAGGATCTGCCCGCCGAGGCGGCCCCGGTGGCCCCCGTGGCGGCCAGGCCTTCGCCCCCCAGCAAGCCTGTCCGCTCCCCTTGAAGTCGCGGGGAGACGGCACCTGAGCCGCCACGCGGCTTGCGTTCCCCTTGAGTGAGCGCTACACAGTGCGCCTTTTCGCACCCCGGCGGGCCACTCGCGTGGCGTCTGGGCGCGCATCGCAAGAGAGAGGAACCCCATGGCCGAGGAAGCCAAGAAGACCAACCCGCACAAGAGCTGGCCGCGCACGGCCAAGGGCGGGGGCAAGAAGGCGTGCACCATTGACGGCTGTAAGCGCCCGTACCGCGCCAAGGGCTACTGCTTCTTCCACTTCAAGAAGTGGCGTCAGGCGGAGCTGCCCCACTCCCGTTACCGCACGTGCTCCAAGCCGGAGTGCCGCGTGAAGACCTCCAAGGGCGGCCTGTGCGAGAAGCACTACGCCGAGACCTACAAGAAGGAGGCGGCGGCCTAGCGCCGTTGCCCCTCTGGCAGCACGGGGGCGCCTCCTCGCTCAGGGAGCGGAGGCGCCCCGCTTCACCCCCCGTCCCAGGTGCTTGAAGGCCGAGAGCCACAGCTCCGCCTCGCGCTGGGAGAGCTTCGCGCGCAGCAGCGTCCGCTCCATCTCGCGCAACACGTGCTCGGGCGCCTGCGGGTTGAGAAACTCCGAGGCCAGCAACACCTCGTTCATCCGCGCTCCGAGCGCGCTCAGCGTGCCCATGCGTGCCCCCGGCTCGGGCTCCGGCGGTGGCGCGGGCTGCGCATCCTCCCGGCCACACAGGTACAGCAGCACCCCGGCCGCCTGGGCCAGGTTCATCGAGGGCTGCACCTCACTCGTCGGGATGACGAGGACATCCGCGCACACCGCCAGCTCGGCGTCGGACAGGCCGCGTTGCTCCCCTCCGAGCACCAGCGCCACCCTGCCCCGCGCGCTCTCCTCCGCCAGACGCCGCACCGCCTGTTCCGGCGTGAGCGGAATGCGCCCCTTGAGCTGGGTACGAGAGGTGGTGCCAACCGCATACACGCACTCGGAAAGCGCCTCGGGAAGCTCTCGCGCCACCGCCATGCGCTCCAGCACCCGCTCTCCTTTGACGGCAAGCCGCTCGGCGCCGCGGAAGGCATAGGTGGCGGGGTCTGACAAGATGAGGCGGAAAAACCCAAAGTTCGCCATCACCCGGGCCACGGCTCCCAGGTTGTCTGGAGAACGCGTCTGATGAAGGACAACGGTCAACTGCTCACCCAGCCCCATTCCCTGGAGTTTAGCTGGATGCTCCGGGCGGTGATCGGTATATTCCCGGCCGATGCGTCGTTGGGTCCCTGCACTTCTCGTGTCTCTCGTCCTGGCCGCCTGTGGCGGCGCGGGCACTCCCGTGCGCACGGCTCCCAGCGCGCGTCAGGCCCTCACGGGCTCTCCAGAGGCGCTGGAGTTCGAGTCCGCCTCCACGCGCCTGGAGCTGTTCCGCGAGCTGGCCCGGCTGTCCGAGCACGAGGCGGGGCGAGCGGCCCAAGCCCTGGTGCTCTTCCCCATCACCCAGAACGGTGAGCTGGTGGCGGCCCCCGGCTTCGAGGCGCGGATGGACCTGCTCCAGTCGCCCGAGACGGGCGGGGCGATGCAGCTCGCGTTCGATGGGCGCGCCGGTGAGCCCTGGCAGGATGATCGCCGCGACAGCCTCCAGGGGCTGTCGGAGCGAGAGGCGGCCGAGTTGGTGGCGCGCACCCTGCTGACGCACTGGCAGATCCAGCCCGCGGGGCCTGTCCAGGTGGAGCGCGTCCCAGGGGCCCCGTACGCGGTCGCCTACGTGGATGGCATCCTGCGCATCAACCCGGCCTTCCTCTACCTGGCGGCGGCGTCAGGTCCTGCTTCCACTGCGGTGGGCGTCCAGTAGAGTCCGCGCCTCCCCGCAAACCCGCGGGTCCCGAGGCGCCTCGTGAACACGTCCGCTCTCCACGCGCAGCTTCCCCACACCCTCCGGAAGACCCACCTGCCCGCGCTGGGCTCGCACTACCAGGGCAAGGTCCGCGACACCTACCGGAAGGAAGACCGGCTCACGCTGGTCACAACGGACCGGCTGTCCGCGTTTGACCATGTGCTGACCACCATCCCCTTCAAGGGAGAGGTGCTCAACCGGCTGGCCACGTTCTGGTTCGAGCGGACCCGGCACATCGTCCCCAACCACGTGCTGGATGTGCCGGACGCCAACGTCACCGTGGCGCGCGCGTGCCAGCCCTTCGCCCTCGAGATGGTGGTGCGCGGCTACCTCACCGGCAGCCTGTGGCGCGACTACCAGAAAGGAACGCACACGGCCTACGGCCTGCCCTTCCCCGCGGGGCTCCGCAAGGACGAGCGCTTTCCCATGCCCCTCATCACCCCGTCCACCAAGGCCGAGTATGGGCAGCATGACGCGCCCATCTCCGAGGCGGAGATCCTCGCCCGGGGGCTGGCCAGCCCGCGCGACTGGTCCCGGCTCTCCGAGGCCGCCCTGGGGCTGTTCGCCGAGGGCCAGCGTCAGGCCCGCGAGCGGGGGCTCATCCTCGTGGACACCAAGTACGAGTTCGGAAAGGTGGGCAACGAGCTCTACGTCATCGACGAGATGCACACCCCGGACTCCAGCCGGTACTGGGTCGCCGAGGAGTACGAGGCCCGCTTCGCCAAGGGCGAGGACCAGCAGATGCTCGACAAGGAAAACATCCGCCAGTGGCTCATCCGCGAGCGGGGGTTCTCGGGCGAGGGCACGCCCCCGCCGATCCCCGACGAAGTGCGCGTGGAGCTGGCCGTGAAGTACCTCTCGGCCTACGAGCGCCTCACCGGAAACTCCCTGCGGCTGGAGCCCGGCGATGTCCACGCGCGCATCGAGAAGAACCTGCGCGCCGCCCACTACCTGTAGGCCCGGGCGGCCGCGCCACGCGCCTACCCGGCGCGGCCGAACACCCGGCGGAAGATGTCGTCCACGTGCCGCGTGTGGTAGCCCGTGGAGAAGCAGTCGCGGATCTCTTCGGGCGTCATCACCTTCAACAAGTCCGCGTCCGCGAGAAGCGCCGTGCGGAAGTCCGCCCCCTCCTCGTACATCTTCATCGCGTTGCGCTGGACGATGACGTAGGCCGCCTGCCGGTCCATCCCCTTGCGCGCCAACTCCAGCAAGATGCGCTGTGAGTTCACCACGCCGCCCAGCAGCTCCAGGTTCTTCTGCATCTGCTCGGGATAGACGCGCAGGTTCTCCATCAGCCCCGCGAAGCGGTGGAGCATGAAGTCCATCACGATGGTGGCGTCCGGCCCGATCACCCGCTCCACGGACGAGTGGGAGATGTCCCGCTCGTGCCACAGCGCCACGTCTTCCAGCGCGCTCACCGCGTAGCCCCGCAGGAGCCGCGCCAACCCTGACAGGTTCTCCGACAGGATGGGGTTGCGCTTGTGCGGCATGGCGCTGGAGCCCTTCTGCCCCGGGGTGAAGGCCTCCTCCACCTCGCGCACTTCCGTGCGCTGAAGGTGGCGGATCTCCACCGCGAACTTCTCGATGCTGGCGCCCAGCAGGGCCAGCGCCCCGAAGTACTCCGCGTGACGGTCTCGCTGCACGATCTGGCTGGAGGCGGGGGCCGGATGGAGCCCCAGCTTGCGGCACACCGTCTCCTCCACCGCCGGGGGCAGGTGCGCGAACGTGCCCACCGCGCCGGAGATCTTCCCGACGGCGATGGTCTCCCGCGCCCGCTCCAACCGCGCCCGGCCCCGGCTCAGCTCGTCGTACCAGATGGCCAGCTTGTGGCCGAAGGTGATGGGCTCGGCGTGGATGCCGTGGCTGCGGCCCATCATCACCGTGAGCCGGTGCTCGAAGGCACGCTTCTCGACCGCCGCCATCACCCGCCCCAGCCCCTTCAGGATGAGATCCAACGCGTCGCGCAGCGTCAGACCCAGCGAGGTGTCCAGCACGTCCGAGGACGTCATGCCCAGGTGCAGCCAGCGGGCACTGGGCCCCACCCGCTCCTCCATGAAGGTCAGGAACGCGATGACGTCGTGCTTGGTGGTGCGTTCGATCTCCTCGATGCGCGCCGCGTCCTCGGCCGTGAAGTCACCCGCCCGGGCCCGGCAGTCCTCCAGCGCCTCGCGCGGGGCAAGCCCCGCCTCCACCATGCCCTCCAGCGCGGTGAGCTCCACATCGCGCCAGCGGCGCAAGCGGGCCACGTCGGACCAAAGGGAGGACATCTCCTGCAGGCTGTATCGAGGAATCACGCGTTGACCTTTATGAAAGAGCCCTGCTTCAAGGCTGGAGCCCCGCGCAGCAGCGGAACCCCACCGTGCCGGAGCGTGCCGAGGGAAGGCCATTGAGCCGCGCCGAGCAGCGCACCGCGAACGCCGAGCGGTTGAAGGCCCCGCCCTTCTGGGTCATGTCCGCGCCCCCGGCATACGGCGTGGACGTCCACTCCGCCACGTTGCCCGAGAGATCCGCGACCCCATGGGAGGAGCGGCACTGAGCGAACCGGCCGGACTCAGCCAGCACCCGGTCGTTGCCCGCGGCGTCGTCGGTGCTGCAGCGGTTCGCATCGAACTCGTTGCCGTAGGGAAAACGGGCGTTGCCCGCGCCCTTGCAGGCCTTTTCCCACTCCTCTTCCGCGCAGAGCCGCTTGCCCACGTTCTGGCAGGCATCCTTTGCCTCCAGCCAGCTCACGTTGACGGTGGGAAACACCCCGGCCCGGTTGGGGAACTCGAACTCGTCCACACAGAAGGAAGGCACCTGACGGCTCTCGAGCGGCTTCTCATCGGACGCCCGATCCGGATCATCCGGGGCGGAGCCCATCTTGAAAGCCCCGCCGCTCACCAGCTTCATCCCCGGCGGGCAGCTCCCCGCGGGCGCCATCGCCACGGCTGACGGTCCCTCCTGGGGCGCGGGAGGCTGCGCCCGAGGCGCTCCAGGCACCGGCAGGGACGGCGTCCCCGCGGCCGGGGCCGGGGCCCCTGCCCCCTGACGAAGCCGCTTCAGCAGCAGGTAGCCGACGGCGGAGCCTGTCACCAGGCCCGCGACCGTCAACAGCGCCAGCCACAGGAGCAGCCGGCGGCGCTCTCCCGTCTCCCGCTCCTTCCGCGTGGACCTTCTCTTGACGCCCCTGGGCTCGGAAGGGGCTGGGGGCGGCACGGGAGGACTGGCCGCGGGAGTCCCCGGGGCCATGGAGGGCCGGGGGGCTGAGGGAGGCTTGCTGGCGCGCGGCTCCGGCGCAGGCCGCGGCTCGGCCGGAGCGTTTGCCGCGGGGGCGCGGACAGGCGGCTCCGGAGCGTCCGCCTTGCGGGAGACGGGCGCCGCGGGGGGCGCGGCCATGATCGCGGCCAGCATCTCCGCATCCATCGGCTGGGTGGCCTCGGACGGAGGCTCCGGGTGCTTGGCCCCCCGGGAAGGCCCCGGGGGCGCCACCTGGGCGACGGGAAGCTGATCCGTGGGAACCGGCGGCGGAGGCTTCTCGGCCTGGCGCACGGAGGGCAAGCTCCGCGACGGCCGGCTGGCGGCCCCCGGGCTGCGCGCCACGATGGCGGACACCTCGGTGGAGAACTCCCCCGCCGTCTTCGGCCGGGCCAGCGGGTTGGCGTTGAGCGCCCGCCGGTAGAGGGACTCGAAGGAGGGCGGAAGCTCTGGATTCTTCGCCAGGATCTCCGGCACCCCATTGCCATCGGGCGTGAGCCCGGTGAGCATCTCGCCCACGATGGCCGCGAGCGAGTAGATGTCCATCCGCGCGTCGATCTCGCCGCCGGAGACATACTCAGGGGCGATGTACCCCTCCACCCGGTGCCCCTTCTGGGCCTGGACGAACGGCGGGCGGGGAATTCCCAGGGCAAGCCCGTAGTCCGTCACCTTGAGCATGTCCGGCAGGACGATGATGTTCTCGGGCTTGAGGTCCGAGTGAGGACCGTACCGGTGCGAGGCATCGATCGCGGCGGCAAGCTGCGCCAGCAACGGCTCCACTTCCCGCAGCGTGAACAGCTGCCCCTTCGCCTCGCGCCCTTCCATCATCCGGCGCAGCGTCATGCCCTCCACGAGCTGCGTGGTGAAGAAGGGCCGGTCCCGGTCGGTGCCCTCCTCGTACACCCTCAGCATGTTGGGGTGGGTGAGTTTCTTCCCCACCTTCAGCACCAACGAGAACTGGGTCCGCTCCTCGGGCTCCTGCAACAACCGAGGGCTGATGACCTTGAGGGCCACCTCGACCTCATGGGCCTGGTCCAGGACCCGGAAGACGTGGCCCAGCGGCCCCCCGCCGACCCACTCCTGGACGGCGAAGCGCCCCGCGACGACGTCACCCGGCTTGTAGGGCGCATTCTCGGAGCTGCTGCGGCGGCGCGCGGGCGCTCCCGGTGCTTGCCGGGCCACGTCGTACTTCTGCCCGCAGGTCGGGCAGGTCTCGCTCGTGTCAGGGACGTGGCTGCCGCAGCGGTAGCAGAGCACGGGGGAGGGGCTCCAAATCCTTACGGGCCCTTGGCCGACAGCCCGCGTCATCCCTATCCTGCCCGTACCCGGGTCCGCAAGGAACGGTCGCGTTTCATCGTCCGGTGGAGCCGAATCCCCCCTCGCCCCGAACGGTGGCCTCCAAGACGGAGACCTCCTGAATCTCCACGGTCGACACGGGCACCACCACGAGCTGGGCAATCCGATCTCCCCGGCTCAGGGTGAAGGGATCTCGCGAGAGATTCACCAGGATGACCTGCACCTCGCCCCGGTAGTCCGCGTCGATGGTGCCAGGCGAGTTGAGCAAGGTGATGCCATGCTTCAGCGCCAGGCCCGAGCGGGGGCGCACCTGCCCCTCATAGCCGGGGGGCAGCGCGATGGCGAATCCGGTGGGAACGGCTAGGCGCTCGAAGGGCTCCAGCACCCGCCCCCCGTCGATGTCCGCCCGGAGATCCATCCCCGCGGCGAGTTCCGTCTCATAGCGTGGCAGGGGCAATGGCGCGGGGTGCTCGGGGCGCACACGGCGCACCTGCAGGCTCAGGGGCGAGGGCATGCTTCTCAAGTAGCATGTACCCCTACATCTGTCAGATTCGCGGCCCGGCGCCCCGGGCCAAGGCCCTTCCGTCCTTATCAAGGAGGGGGTGAGCCCACGAAGGCCTGCGGACGGTGACGGAACCGCAGGGGGTCTACCGCCTGCGCGGACAGCTCGAGCTGATAGTGAAGGTGCGGGCCCGTCGACCGGCCGGTATTGCCCGAGCGGGCGATGGTCTCTCCCCGCGCCACCCGCTGGCCGCTGCGCACCAACAGCTCCGAGTTGTGACAGTAGGCCGTCGTCACCCCGCGGCCGTGGTCGATGATGAGCACCTTGCCGTTCACCGCGTCCTCGCTCGCGCGGCGCACCGTGCCCTCGGCCACCCCGCGAACCTCGGTCCCCACGGGGACACCGAGATCCACCCCCGTGTGCAGCTTGCGCGTCCCCAGCGTGGGGTGGACGCGATAACCGAAAGGACTGGAGATACGGACGGACTCCGAGACAGGCCACGCCAGTCCGAAGGCCGTGGTGAGCGCGAGGCTCTGGGTGGCCGCCACCGCGGCGTCCTCGAAGCCCGGAGGAAGCTGCCGGGACAGCCGCTCCACGGAGAGGACCCCTCCTTCCGCCGACACCCGCTCCACGGCATAGCGGGCCGGCACACGCCCGGCAAACACCGCAATGAGGCGCGCCTCTTCGTCCGGAAAGTCCTCCGCGAGGGCTTCGTGGAGCGCCCTCGCCGCCGACGGGCCCCCTTCCGCGTCGAGCAGCGACAAGGGAGCCACCCCCACTTCCGTGGCAAGCGCCATCGCGTTCCTGCGTGCCTGGGGCTTCAGCCCCTTCAGCGCCAGGTGGGTGCCATAGCCGAGCGCCTCCGCGTCGGAGAGCACCCGCCGCAAGGGCGCTTCCGGCAGGAGCGCGGCGGCCACCATCCCCGAGCTGCTCACCCCCTCGTAATAGGCCAACAAGGGGCGCGCGGTGCTCTGGGTCCCGGCGGCCCAGGCCGCACCGCGCCGCACCAGCGCCCCGGCGGGCGTGTGGTGATACGCCGCCCAGAGGCACAGGGCGGCCATCGAGAAGTCGAGCAGTCCTCGGGCGCGGCGTGAAAACACAGGGCCCTCTCAGCGCACGAAGGAGAGAAGGGGCGAGGCATCCAGCACGGCCACGAGCGCCAGGGGCACCGACAGCGCCGAACCCACGAGCCCATACGAGAGCGCCTGCCACCGCGAGCGGACGTGCTCCTGCGAGGCGGCATCGGCGTGTTGAAGGTTCCGCAGCACCGCG
Protein-coding sequences here:
- a CDS encoding TlpA family protein disulfide reductase, translated to MPKVLLALSAGFGLAGMVYLGVMEARRARLVPDGTAMPEFPMERYLGGSMALEELRGKVVMLDFWATWCGPCQEEMPSLVKLAKEYEGKGLAFVAASRDDAEIAPRVVDDFVKRHLPDLGPYVVYASDEIARAYRVEALPTLYFLDRDGKVTDAVRGSMSEAAIRQRIERALKR
- a CDS encoding phosphoribosylaminoimidazolesuccinocarboxamide synthase, which codes for MNTSALHAQLPHTLRKTHLPALGSHYQGKVRDTYRKEDRLTLVTTDRLSAFDHVLTTIPFKGEVLNRLATFWFERTRHIVPNHVLDVPDANVTVARACQPFALEMVVRGYLTGSLWRDYQKGTHTAYGLPFPAGLRKDERFPMPLITPSTKAEYGQHDAPISEAEILARGLASPRDWSRLSEAALGLFAEGQRQARERGLILVDTKYEFGKVGNELYVIDEMHTPDSSRYWVAEEYEARFAKGEDQQMLDKENIRQWLIRERGFSGEGTPPPIPDEVRVELAVKYLSAYERLTGNSLRLEPGDVHARIEKNLRAAHYL
- a CDS encoding RNA methyltransferase — translated: MGLGEQLTVVLHQTRSPDNLGAVARVMANFGFFRLILSDPATYAFRGAERLAVKGERVLERMAVARELPEALSECVYAVGTTSRTQLKGRIPLTPEQAVRRLAEESARGRVALVLGGEQRGLSDAELAVCADVLVIPTSEVQPSMNLAQAAGVLLYLCGREDAQPAPPPEPEPGARMGTLSALGARMNEVLLASEFLNPQAPEHVLREMERTLLRAKLSQREAELWLSAFKHLGRGVKRGASAP
- a CDS encoding S1C family serine protease — protein: MVRTQAKCVLLAISCALGVAAPAQAAQRRGGERLWLEAKGQQVHTQRSTLSQVARAAMPSVVSITTRQVSTEASGEEESQKGIGSGFIIHPDGYILTSDHVVEGASEISVTVLSPQGYPEEFPAEVVGEDARTDCALLRIRAGRPLPALKLSSASRVEVADWIVVIGNPFGLAHSVTVGVVSYKGRTEVTPNGRDGDFDYMQMDASINPGNSGGPVLDLRGNVVAIANAVNVAGQGIGFAVPIDIAKAVLPHLRAHGKVRRGWMGITVEDFSRDMATEFGLEGSRQGVVVSGVQEEGPAGRAGLRAGDVIVALNAQPVARAHMLRWQVSARGAGRSVMLQVRRGRLPLKLRVTLEDLPAEAAPVAPVAARPSPPSKPVRSP
- a CDS encoding CFI-box-CTERM domain-containing protein, with product MWAALQPEDLFQAALVKAAKMEVRREELPVALERLRASASALFARIPEPPLYRRAEDPARKAAEALLPEVERVLAEAMAVTRVPEAPAAAHGIQAAVKAHAEALCHTVAGRLGPAEVAWRSGLALERAAHPTRNLGTRPLELPAVYDKHTGLSRYDPQAAPQAKVKLACPNTGCKRIDDYAFTTSHAYHRFVCSACNTPFKAYFGELRGLEVERLSSSNRYLFTVDELGSGGNTRIDFEEASGAEFPVARRDLLAFLYTDEPKLKLVVNVTNGRLMWISPASSCFVATAAFGPQAPELVAFRAFRDEVLSQHGIGRAFIRGYYRHGPGVAGWVVRHPRVKAGVRGVLTLVHRHLTRKGDA
- a CDS encoding OmpA family protein, yielding MRGLLPEPARRPFLRGVAIPLALLCFFAGGMAAWADHDPFARSFDIVPVKLVADPSGGIALEGTRSLPPGSLHAAIALDFNLNILSLKLGDEKLGNLLPYRLDAHALFAYQLHRRLELALDLPFTVLQGDQFGLLRDALGAPDFPGAAGVSRAGLGDVRLLPRVSLLDPEQFPVGLALVGEVRLPTGDGGSFLGERGVLVAPRLAVERAFGPVRLLGNLGWRFRRHAQYLNLFVDDELTMGAGAVVDLPNIGRFTDVQALGEMHLSTPSSAPFNFSQADSLKTPWEVLAGVRTRVAGPWGIALNVGRGIGLRGGYGREDLRITFTVSYDKSAFELDSDGDGVPDTVDKCPTEKEDRDGYQDDDGCLDPDNDGDGISDGEDRCPNKPGTVEHRGCPEDLDTDGDGIPDVLDACPDKPGPKEYDGCPDSDGDEVPDNVDDCPDLSGPPENNGCPYDSPPFVLVESDRIRIKGNILFETGQAKIQKQSFKLLDEVASVLRRNPTLGPVLIEGHTDNVGSRNYNVDLSQRRAKAVLDYLAGKGIDRKRLSSKGFGFDQPIATNDTPLGRAKNRRVEFRLIKSEVETAPREVPAPTPPAAPAPPGVPPEPPAAPKP